In one Pseudarthrobacter oxydans genomic region, the following are encoded:
- a CDS encoding Lrp/AsnC family transcriptional regulator, protein MTDLTDLDRRLLSALREDGRESVASLSRRLGVARATVNSRLERLLASGTIVGFTARVRDEVDPLTIRAITLIAVEGRSANNVIRELRGFPEIRALHTTNGGWDLVAELATENLSGFDDVLGRIRAVNGVLNSETSLLLSSVLR, encoded by the coding sequence ATGACTGACCTCACTGATCTTGATCGCAGGCTGCTGTCTGCCCTCCGCGAGGACGGCCGGGAGTCTGTGGCCAGCCTGTCGCGCAGGCTTGGAGTGGCGAGGGCTACCGTGAATAGCCGCCTTGAACGCCTGCTCGCCTCTGGAACCATCGTGGGCTTTACGGCACGGGTCCGTGACGAAGTAGATCCGCTGACAATTCGCGCCATCACGCTGATCGCGGTCGAGGGCAGGTCTGCCAACAACGTCATACGGGAGTTACGCGGTTTTCCGGAAATCCGCGCCTTGCACACCACCAACGGCGGCTGGGACCTCGTAGCGGAACTGGCCACCGAAAACCTCAGCGGCTTCGACGATGTCCTTGGCAGGATCCGTGCGGTCAATGGCGTGCTCAACAGTGAAACAAGCCTGCTGCTCAGTTCGGTGCTCAGGTAG
- a CDS encoding ornithine cyclodeaminase: protein MTRFVDVHNMVRWVARTGTQTIISEMMDYLEDDFRRWESFDKTPRVASHTPFGVIELMPTSDHETYGFKYVNGHPSNPARGFQTVTAFGVLADVHNGYPTFLTEMTLLTALRTAATSGMVGRRLARPGSSVMAMIGTGSQSEFQALAFKAALGITTLRVWDTDQAAMAKLLRNAAPLGFDVHIASSAADAVQGADVITTCTADKANATVLSADMICPGVHINAIGGDCPGKTELDAAILELGEVFVEYTPQTRIEGEIQQMPADFAVTEFWQVLAGGAAGRSTPEQVTIFDSVGFAIEDFSALRYVRDAVQGSDFFEEIDLVANPEDPKDLFGLVGALSPVG, encoded by the coding sequence ATGACGCGTTTTGTGGATGTTCACAACATGGTTCGCTGGGTGGCCCGCACGGGAACGCAAACCATCATCTCGGAAATGATGGACTACCTTGAGGACGACTTCCGCCGCTGGGAATCCTTCGATAAGACTCCCCGGGTGGCCAGCCACACCCCGTTCGGCGTCATCGAGCTAATGCCCACCAGCGACCACGAGACCTATGGTTTCAAATACGTCAATGGTCACCCCTCGAACCCCGCCCGAGGCTTCCAGACCGTAACCGCATTCGGAGTGCTGGCAGATGTCCACAACGGATACCCCACGTTCCTGACGGAGATGACGCTGCTGACAGCCCTGCGGACTGCAGCCACTTCCGGCATGGTTGGCAGAAGGCTTGCCCGCCCCGGCTCCTCTGTGATGGCCATGATCGGCACGGGAAGCCAGTCGGAGTTCCAGGCTTTGGCGTTCAAGGCCGCCCTCGGGATCACCACCCTCCGGGTCTGGGATACTGACCAGGCCGCCATGGCGAAGCTGCTGCGCAATGCGGCACCGCTGGGTTTCGATGTCCACATTGCGTCCTCTGCGGCCGACGCCGTCCAGGGTGCGGACGTCATCACCACGTGTACCGCGGACAAGGCCAACGCCACTGTCCTCAGCGCAGACATGATCTGCCCCGGCGTCCACATCAACGCCATCGGCGGGGACTGCCCGGGAAAGACCGAACTTGACGCCGCCATCCTGGAACTCGGCGAGGTGTTCGTGGAGTACACGCCGCAGACCCGAATCGAAGGCGAGATCCAGCAGATGCCGGCGGACTTTGCCGTGACCGAGTTCTGGCAGGTCCTGGCCGGAGGGGCTGCAGGGCGGTCAACGCCTGAGCAGGTCACCATCTTCGACTCTGTCGGCTTCGCCATCGAGGACTTCTCCGCCCTCCGCTATGTGCGGGATGCGGTCCAGGGATCCGACTTCTTCGAAGAGATCGACCTGGTCGCAAACCCGGAGGATCCCAAAGACCTCTTCGGCCTGGTGGGCGCGCTCTCCCCGGTCGGCTAG